CGTGGGCGAGTCCGGCGACCGTGAGGGCCTCCCCGCTCAGCTCCTCCGTCACCGCCCCGCGGACGAATACCAGGGCGCGATGGCACACCTGGGCGACCTCCTCGAAGTCGGTGGAGATGAGCAGTACGGCGAGGCCTTCGGCCAGCGCTTCCTGGAGCAGGCGGTAGACCGCCGTTTTGGCGCCGATGTCCACCCCGGCGGTCGGCTCTTCGAGGATCAGCAGACTGCGGTGTATCCGCAGCCACCGTCCGACCATGACCTTCTGCTGGTTGCCCCCGGACAGGGTGGCGATCGGCGCCTCGCTGTCCCGGGGGAACACCGAGAACCGCTCGGCCAGGGCCGTGGCCCCGGCCCGCTCGCGCCGGGGGCTGATCCAGTGAAAGGCCCGCAGCCCGTCCGCCCGGGGGTTGGCCAGGAAGTTCTCCCGTACGGTCAGTTCCGCGGCACAGCCCTCTTCCTGACGGTTGCTGGTCACGAAGCCGACGCCGGAGCCGACGGCGACGGTGACCGTGCCCGGTGTGTACGGCCGGCCGTTGAGCCGGACCCGTCCGCCGACGACGGGCCGGGCGCCGGCCAGGGCGCGGCCCAGTTCCATGTGGCCTGCGCCGGTGAGGCCCACCATGCCGAGGATCTCCCCGGTGCGCAGTTCCAGGCTGACCGGTGCGGTGTTCTCGGTCCGTACGCCGTCGAGGCTCAGCACCACCGAACCCGCGGCGGGGGCGCGTCGGAAGCCGACCGGTTCATGCCCCACGATGTCGTGCACCAGCCGCGCGGGGCTGTGGCCGGTGAGCGGGCCCTGGCTGATGAGGCGGCCGTCGCGGAGGACGGCGAACACCTCGGCGACCTTGTACACCTCGTCGAGCCGGTGGGTGACGTAGACGAGGGCGTGACCCTGGTCGCGCAGGGTGTGGAGCACCTCGAAGAGCCGGGCGCAGTCCGCCGCCGGGAGGCTGGCGGTCGGCTCGTCGAGGACGATGAGTTCGGCCCGGGTGGACAGTGCGCGGGCGATGGCCACCAAGGAGCGTTCGGCCCGCGGGAGGTCGGCGAGGACGGTGCGGGGGTCGAGGTGCGCGGCGACGATGCTGAGGGCCTCGGCGCACCGTTCGCGGGTCAGCCGCCAGGACAGCAGCCCGGCGCGGCGTGGGTAGCCGGTGCCCAGGGCGATGTTCTCGGCGACCGTCATCCACTCCACCAGCCCCAGGTCCTGGTGGATGAAGGACATGGTGCGGGCGGCCGCTTCGGTGCCGAGCGGGTGCCCGGCCACGGTCACCTCGCCCTCGTCCGCGTGGTGGACGCCCGCGAGCACCTTGATGAGGGTGGACTTTCCGGCACCGTTGGGACCGAGCAGGGCGAGGATGCTGCCGGAGTGGATGTCGAGGTCGACCGCGTCCAGCGCGAGTGTGCCGCCGAACCGCTTGCTGAGGCCGCGTATGCGGACGAGCGGCTCCAGGCCGTGGTGCGGGGGAGGGATTCGGTCAGGAGCGTCGTGCACAGACTTCTCCGGGGGTCGGCCTCGTGGTTCTTCCCGACTGAAAAGGACACTGATGCTGGGCGCTTCGCGGTGGTGGAGGCGCCGGGGCGTGCGGTCCTGACGAGGCGTGACCGGCCCGGTCGCCATATTTCCGCCATGCTAAGGCCCCCTTTGGCCTGGATGCCGGATGGGCTATCAGATGGCGGGAATGTCGTCGAAGTGCGCTTCGATGGCGCCGGGCTTTCCGCCAGGTGCCTCCAGTGCGCACTCGGCCCAGATGACCTTGCCGTCGGCGGTGTAGCGGGTGCCCCAGGCCTGAGCGAGCTGCGCGACGAGGAACAGACCGCGGCCGCCCTCGTCGGTGGTGGCCGCATGGCGCAGATGCGGGGCGGTGCTGCTGGTGTCGGAGACCTCGCAGATCAGCGTGCGGTCGTGGAGCAGGCGTACCTGGATGGGGCCGGTGCCGTAGCGGATGGCATTGGTGACCAGCTCGCTGAGCAGGAGTTCGGTGGCGAAGACGGCCTCGTCCAGCTCCCATTCGGCCAGTTGGCGGGTGACGGCCGCGCGGATGCCGGAGACGCGCGCGGGATCCGCGGCCACGTCCCACGTGGCGATCCGGTGCGGGGCCAGGACGCGGGTACGGGCGACGAGCAGGGCGATGTCGTCGGTGGGATGGTCGGGCACCACGGTCCGGAGAACGGCCTCACAGGTGTCCTCGGGCGAGCGGTCCGGGTGCGCCAGGGCTTGGCGCAGCCGGTCGAGAGCCCGGTCGAAATCGCGGTGGCGGTCCTGGATGAGCCCATCGGTGTAGAGGACGAGTTGACTGCCCTCGGCGAGGTGGAATGCGGCGGTTTCGAACGGGAGCCCGCCCAGGCCCAGCGGCGGGCCCGCGGGGAGGTCGGGGAAGGTCACGGTGCCGTCGGGGCGGACGATCGCGGGAGGGGGGTGGCCGGACCGGGCCATCACACACTGCTGGGAGGTCGGGTCGTAGATGGCGTACAGGCAGGTGGCGCCGATGATGCCGGGACTGCCCGCGGCCTCCGCGGTGTCCTCGTCCCGGTCGAGGCGCCCCACGAGATTGTCGAGATGGGTGAGGACCTCGTCCGGGCCGAGGTCCAGTTCGGCGAAGTTGCGCGCGGCGATGCGCAGTCGGCCCATGGTGGCGGCGGCATGCATCCCATGGCCGACGACATCCCCGACGATCAGGGCGATACGGGTGCCGGAGAGGGGAATGACATCGAACCAGTCCCCGCCGACACCGGACTCGGCAGGCATATAGCGGGAGGCGACCTCGACGGCGCTCTGCTCGGGGAAGCTGTGCGGCAGCAGGCTGCGCTGCAACGCCAGGACCATGGTGTGTTCACGGGTGTAACGGCGGGCGTTGTCAATGCAGATGGCCGCGCGCGTGGCGAGTTCCTGGGCCAGCGACCGGTCGTCGTCCCCGAAGGGCGCCGGATCCGCCGAGCGGTAGAAGCTCGCCACGCCCAGGGCGATCCCACGGGCGAGGAGGGGGACGGTGATGAGGGAGTGGACGTGGTGGTCGAGGAGGTCCTGGGCGTGCCCGGGATCCTGGGCGATCCACCCCGTGGCGGCCCGCAGGTCGGGCTCCAGGACCGGCTCCCCGGCGGCCAGACAGCGGAGCTGGGGCGTGGTCGGGCGGAGATCGACCGGTTCGCCGGCCGGGTAGAAGGGGCAGTCGTCGCGAATGCCGTGGACCACCGTGCGGTGGAGTCCGGAGCGAGGGTCGGTCGGCTCCTCACCGCGCAGCACCGCCGCGGGCAGGTCGATGGTGATGTAGTCCGCCAGGCGCGGCACGGCCATCTCGGCCAGCTCCTGGGCGGTACGGCTCACGTCCAGGGTGGTGCCGATGCGGGTGCTGGCCTCGGACAGCAGCTCCAGACGGCGCCGGGCCGCCACCGCGTACGTCCCCACCCCCGGCTCGCCCACCATCACCAGCCCGCTGGCCGCACTGCCGGGTGCGGTGCTTCCCGTGGCGCCGGGCCTGCCGGGAGTGCCGGGCTTGCGGGCCGTCGCGACCGCCCGGCCGGGTGCGGCGTCGGGAAGGCGCCCGGGCAGGGAGGTGGCGGGCGCGAGGACCTGCTCCGTGAGGGGGAGAGTGGGCGTCCCGGCTTCGGCGGGTACGGCCACCCGCTGGCGGGCCGAGGGCAGGACCGCTTCGATGACGATCCCCTCCACCCCGGAGGCACTCGTCACGGGGCGGCTCAGCAGGGTGACCCGCCGGCCGCCGGGCAGGGACACCTCGACGGCGGCCCGCTGGGCCGAGGTGATCAGTTCGGTGGCCTTCTCCTTGAGGATCATCTGGTCCCGCCAGTCCAGACCGCTCTCGGCGAGCTCGCGCAGCTGCCCGTTGCCGCTCGTCTCGTCGCCCGGCGCATGGCGCCTGGCGTCGAGGTAGGCCTGCAGCAAGGCCCGCTCCCGCGTCGAACTCTGCTCCAGCAGCCGCCGTTCGATGACGCCGGCGGCCTTGCGGATCACGGTGTTCAGCGCGGTGTCCGCGTCGGTGAGCGGAAAGCCGAGGCAGAGGACGCCCTCGATGCGCCCGCTGAGCAGGTCCCGGACGGGAATGGCCGCACAGGCACTGGACTGCGAGCGTTCGGCGAAGTGCTCGGCCCCGTAGACGTTGATCAGCTGCCGTTCCGCGAGCGCCAGCCCGATTCCGTTGGTCCCGCCGAACTGCTCGGCGAACACGAACCCCGGGACGCTCTGGATCGCGGCCAGATGTCTGACCAGAGAGGCTTCGCCGAAGCGGCGTTGCAGCACCGCGCCCCGTCCGTCGGCGAGCGACACATTCATGTTCCGGCCCGCGAACCGGGACTGCAGCCGGTCCAGTACGGGCACCGCGGCGCGGACGAGCCGGCCGTCCAGATCGAGATCCTGGCGGAAGGGCAGCTCGCAGCCATCCGGTGTGAGCCCCAGCGATCGGGAACGCTGCCACGAATTCAGGATCGGACTCCGGACGGCCCCCTCGACCGACCCCTCACGGAGGAACTGCTCACGGGCGCGTGCGGGACCGATGCCCTCTCCCGCCAGCCCCATCCCAATCACTTCCCACATGGGTGCATGCCACGATGGCCACCCGTACGTCGGAGCAGCTGTCCCGTTTGATCCAATTGTAGAGCTTTGTACTTCTGGCGGAACTGATCGCGGACCCGGGGGAGAACCGGGCGGCCGGACACCTTCCGCGACCCGGCCACGCGGTCCGACCGGACGGAGATCACGGGCAGGCCGAAGCGGCGATCATGGCCGTGACCTGGCCTCCAGCGGGTCGCCCGGTAGACGGTCCGGTGACCGCCGGCCGTCACAGGACCGCGACCGGAGTGACGGGCGAGCCGGTGCCGCCGGGGATGTTCAGGGGAGCTACCAGGAGTAGGAACTCGTAACGGCCCGTCTCGGCGCTCGCGGCGGAGAGCACCTCCAGGTCGAGGTTGTCCAGGAGCGGCACCCCCATCGCGGCGACGGCGAGCGCATGCACCGGAGAATGCAGGCCGTCGACCGGCGAGGGCCGTACATCGCTGTCACCGTCGCCGCCGAGCAGGGCGATGCCGCGCTCGGCCAGCAGCGGCATGGCGTCCACATGCAGGCCCGCGCTCGCCGCGCCGGTGTCCCAGGCACCCAGTTCCTGGCGGCGGCGGACAGCGCCGGACCGCAGCAGCACCGCGTCGCCCTCGCCGATCGTCACCTCCAGCGCCCGCTCCGCGGCAAGGAGGTCCGCCGCGTGCACCGCCTGTCCGGGCTCCAGCCAGCCGACCCCGAGAACGAGGGGCAGGTCGAGAAGCACCCCCTTGGTCACCAGCGGACCCAGCGCCGAGACGGCGCCGAACCGCGCACCTCCGGCGTCGATGCACTCCTGCGCCGCGCGGCCGTCGTAGAGCCGCCCGCGGTAAGCGACATGGGAGAGCGCGTCCAGATGACTGACGGCCTTGCCGTGGTAGTCGACGGCGATGAAGTCCTTGTGCGTGGCGGGCTCAGGAGGCTCGACGTCACCGAGATCGGACATGTAGTGCAGGGCGGGCTTGCTGTTGTCCGGGCCGGGTGCCGTGTCCCAGGGACGTGCCATCGGGACGAGCGTGCCGGACCGGACCAGCGCGGTGGCCCGCCGTACGTGCTCCGGGGTCACCCGGTTCCAGGCACCGCGGTCGGCAGCGGCCCAGCGGCCCCACGTACGGACCGCCGCGAACAGCGCGTCGAACTCCTGGCGGGACACGGCGGACCCCTTGCCGGTACCGGCCGGCGGGGAAGCCGGAGAGTCGCCGGGATTGCCGGTCACGTGTGGGTGACCGCTTGCGGGAAGTCGAAGACCCGGTCCGGGTCGTACTCGTACGCGACAGTGCGCAGGCGCTCCAGATTCGGGCCGTAGTAGGCCTTTGCCCAGTCAGGGAGGGTCGGATCGATGTAGTTGATGTAACCGTCCTTGATGCCCTGGTCCGCAAGTCCCGCCACGACCTGGCCGACGCTGCGCGTCACCGCGGCTTCGGACGCCGCCGTCGCGCTCGCATAGATCTGGGCGGTGGCGAAGGCCTTGCGGTGCGGGAACGCGGTCTGCTGGACGTCCACATCGGCCACCGCACCACCGAGGGGATCGAGGATGAGATCCATCCCCAGGCGGTCTTTGAGCAGGCTGACAACGGCGCCCGGATTGGCGGCGTGCGAGGTGAGGACCCGCGACGAGGCGACGAACGACTGCCGGTCGGGGCTGCCGGAGAAGAAACGCATGGCCTTGAAGTAGTCGCGGTCCTCGACCCTTCGCAGGTCGGGACGCACATCGGCGCGCGTGACCAGGTCGTTCAGCAGGGGATTGCAGGCGCTGCTCGGCCCGACGAAGCAGCCGGCCACCTTGCAGCGCGGTATGGCCCCGCCCGACACATTGAGGTTGGCCCACAGCTCGCGCGGCGCGGCCGTGATCCACGGCTGCCACGCGGTCAGCATCTTCGTTACACTCCCCGCCGGGAAGTCGAGCCGGAACACCGTCAGCGCCGGAGCCGGGTCGGTCGCGAAGGTGAACTGTGTGACGACCCCGAAGTTGCCGCCGCCGCCACCGCGCAGGGCCCAGAACAGATTCGGATTCTGCGTGGCCGAGGCGGTCAGCGTCCTCCCGTCCGCGGTGACGACCTCGGCGGACACGAGGTGGTCACAGGTGAGCCCGAACTTGCGTTGCAGCACGCCGATTCCGCCACCCAGGGCCACCCCGGCGATGCCGACGGTGAAACAGGAGCCGCCGGGCAGACAGCGGTTGGCCTGGCCGAGCGCGGTGTAGACAGCCTGCAGTGTCGCGCCGGCGCCGATGGTGGCGGTGCCGTCCGGATGGGCCCGCACGGTCGACAGACGCCGGAGATCAAGGGTGAGGCCGCCGTGCGGAGCCGAGTAGCCGACATAGGAGTGCCCACCGCTACGGGCCGCCAGCGGCACCCGGTTCGCCGCCGCCAGCACCGCCTCGCGGACATCGCCCACCGACGCGCACTGCGCCACCGCCGCGGGCACCAGGTCGTCATTGAGCGGGTTGAAAAGCTTCCTGGCAGTCTCGAACCCGGCGTCTCCCGGCCGCAGTAGCGCGCCGGTCATCCGCCGGCGCAGGCCGTCCCAGTCCACATTGTTCCTGACGGCGGCCGCCCGTCCGGCGGCTCGGGGGGAACTCTCCTCGCCTTCCCGAGCCTCGGTGCCGGCCCCGGATGCGTGGAACAGAGGGTCCCGCGCCATGGTCACCATCTCCCTCTGGAGAGGCCAGGTATGCGGGTGCGTGCCCGTTTTGATACGGACAATTTCACGCTAACACGGGGTGAGGGGCCCCTCCAGTTGACGGCCGTAGGTCTCGGATCGGCAGGTCAGGGCTGGTTGGCCTGCAGACGGGCCGGAGCGCGCGGGCCGGTGAGATGGCGGCGAACACGGACCGGAGCGCAGGGCTGTCGGCGCCGTGGGCGGCGAGGGTGGCCCTTCGGGCTCCCACCGCCCGCCTGGCCCGTCGGTCAGAGCCGACGGCCGAAGAGCTCCAGCAGATTGTGCCAATGACGCTGGTCCGCCACGGAGTTGTACGCGGCGGTGTCGGCCTGGGTGTAGCCGTGCTGGGCGCCCTCGTACAACTCGCTGCGGTAGGAGACGCCCTCGGCGTCCAAGGCCCGCTCCAGGCTCGCGATCTGGTCGGCCGACATCAAATGATCGTGGTCGGCGTGGCCGAAGTACAGCTCCGCCGTGCTGCGGCCGGCGAGCCGGTGCGGGCTGTCCTCGGCATCGGTGGCCAGACGGCCCGCGTGGAAGGAGGCCGCGGCTCCGATGCGGTCGGGGTGGGCCGCGGCGGTGCGGATTGCGAGCACACCGCCCATGCAGTAGCCGGTGGTGCCCACCGGCCCGTCGGTGACCAGGGGTGAGGCGGCCAGCCAGTCCAGGTAGGCGCCGGCGTCCCGCATCGCCAGTTCCGGGGTGAGGGCCTGCATGCCCGGGGAGAGCTTCTCGAAGATCTCCGGCAGATGGGAGGGGGCGATGAATTCGGGCAGGTCCACCACGGGCGCACGCCCCGCGCGGTACAGGACGTTGGGCACCAGCACCGTGTAGCCGTGCCCGGCCAGACGCCTGGTCAGCTCCTTCAACGAGGGGCGCAGTCCGAACGCGTCCATGTACAGCAGGACCCCGGGGTGCGGCTTGCCGTCGTCGGGATGAGCGAGATAGGCGTCGGCGACGCCGTCCGGGGTGGGGATGTCCAGGGATGCACCGTGCACGCTCGTCATGTCCACACCTTTCCTCGGGCTCCCGGGGGACGCACGAGGGCGGCCGCCCGTCCGCCGGTGATCACGCCGGCGGATTCCACACTAATCGTCGTGGGTGAGCTTCGAGGAGCACGGCATCCGCCAAGGAGAGGTGTGCGCGGGCCACGCGAGGGTGCAGGCACAGTTGAGG
This genomic stretch from Streptomyces nigrescens harbors:
- a CDS encoding sugar ABC transporter ATP-binding protein; this translates as MHDAPDRIPPPHHGLEPLVRIRGLSKRFGGTLALDAVDLDIHSGSILALLGPNGAGKSTLIKVLAGVHHADEGEVTVAGHPLGTEAAARTMSFIHQDLGLVEWMTVAENIALGTGYPRRAGLLSWRLTRERCAEALSIVAAHLDPRTVLADLPRAERSLVAIARALSTRAELIVLDEPTASLPAADCARLFEVLHTLRDQGHALVYVTHRLDEVYKVAEVFAVLRDGRLISQGPLTGHSPARLVHDIVGHEPVGFRRAPAAGSVVLSLDGVRTENTAPVSLELRTGEILGMVGLTGAGHMELGRALAGARPVVGGRVRLNGRPYTPGTVTVAVGSGVGFVTSNRQEEGCAAELTVRENFLANPRADGLRAFHWISPRRERAGATALAERFSVFPRDSEAPIATLSGGNQQKVMVGRWLRIHRSLLILEEPTAGVDIGAKTAVYRLLQEALAEGLAVLLISTDFEEVAQVCHRALVFVRGAVTEELSGEALTVAGLAHASSAMAALTGETRRP
- a CDS encoding SpoIIE family protein phosphatase; this translates as MWEVIGMGLAGEGIGPARAREQFLREGSVEGAVRSPILNSWQRSRSLGLTPDGCELPFRQDLDLDGRLVRAAVPVLDRLQSRFAGRNMNVSLADGRGAVLQRRFGEASLVRHLAAIQSVPGFVFAEQFGGTNGIGLALAERQLINVYGAEHFAERSQSSACAAIPVRDLLSGRIEGVLCLGFPLTDADTALNTVIRKAAGVIERRLLEQSSTRERALLQAYLDARRHAPGDETSGNGQLRELAESGLDWRDQMILKEKATELITSAQRAAVEVSLPGGRRVTLLSRPVTSASGVEGIVIEAVLPSARQRVAVPAEAGTPTLPLTEQVLAPATSLPGRLPDAAPGRAVATARKPGTPGRPGATGSTAPGSAASGLVMVGEPGVGTYAVAARRRLELLSEASTRIGTTLDVSRTAQELAEMAVPRLADYITIDLPAAVLRGEEPTDPRSGLHRTVVHGIRDDCPFYPAGEPVDLRPTTPQLRCLAAGEPVLEPDLRAATGWIAQDPGHAQDLLDHHVHSLITVPLLARGIALGVASFYRSADPAPFGDDDRSLAQELATRAAICIDNARRYTREHTMVLALQRSLLPHSFPEQSAVEVASRYMPAESGVGGDWFDVIPLSGTRIALIVGDVVGHGMHAAATMGRLRIAARNFAELDLGPDEVLTHLDNLVGRLDRDEDTAEAAGSPGIIGATCLYAIYDPTSQQCVMARSGHPPPAIVRPDGTVTFPDLPAGPPLGLGGLPFETAAFHLAEGSQLVLYTDGLIQDRHRDFDRALDRLRQALAHPDRSPEDTCEAVLRTVVPDHPTDDIALLVARTRVLAPHRIATWDVAADPARVSGIRAAVTRQLAEWELDEAVFATELLLSELVTNAIRYGTGPIQVRLLHDRTLICEVSDTSSTAPHLRHAATTDEGGRGLFLVAQLAQAWGTRYTADGKVIWAECALEAPGGKPGAIEAHFDDIPAI
- a CDS encoding cyclase family protein, whose product is MTGNPGDSPASPPAGTGKGSAVSRQEFDALFAAVRTWGRWAAADRGAWNRVTPEHVRRATALVRSGTLVPMARPWDTAPGPDNSKPALHYMSDLGDVEPPEPATHKDFIAVDYHGKAVSHLDALSHVAYRGRLYDGRAAQECIDAGGARFGAVSALGPLVTKGVLLDLPLVLGVGWLEPGQAVHAADLLAAERALEVTIGEGDAVLLRSGAVRRRQELGAWDTGAASAGLHVDAMPLLAERGIALLGGDGDSDVRPSPVDGLHSPVHALAVAAMGVPLLDNLDLEVLSAASAETGRYEFLLLVAPLNIPGGTGSPVTPVAVL
- a CDS encoding FAD-binding oxidoreductase; translation: MARDPLFHASGAGTEAREGEESSPRAAGRAAAVRNNVDWDGLRRRMTGALLRPGDAGFETARKLFNPLNDDLVPAAVAQCASVGDVREAVLAAANRVPLAARSGGHSYVGYSAPHGGLTLDLRRLSTVRAHPDGTATIGAGATLQAVYTALGQANRCLPGGSCFTVGIAGVALGGGIGVLQRKFGLTCDHLVSAEVVTADGRTLTASATQNPNLFWALRGGGGGNFGVVTQFTFATDPAPALTVFRLDFPAGSVTKMLTAWQPWITAAPRELWANLNVSGGAIPRCKVAGCFVGPSSACNPLLNDLVTRADVRPDLRRVEDRDYFKAMRFFSGSPDRQSFVASSRVLTSHAANPGAVVSLLKDRLGMDLILDPLGGAVADVDVQQTAFPHRKAFATAQIYASATAASEAAVTRSVGQVVAGLADQGIKDGYINYIDPTLPDWAKAYYGPNLERLRTVAYEYDPDRVFDFPQAVTHT
- a CDS encoding dienelactone hydrolase family protein; this translates as MTSVHGASLDIPTPDGVADAYLAHPDDGKPHPGVLLYMDAFGLRPSLKELTRRLAGHGYTVLVPNVLYRAGRAPVVDLPEFIAPSHLPEIFEKLSPGMQALTPELAMRDAGAYLDWLAASPLVTDGPVGTTGYCMGGVLAIRTAAAHPDRIGAAASFHAGRLATDAEDSPHRLAGRSTAELYFGHADHDHLMSADQIASLERALDAEGVSYRSELYEGAQHGYTQADTAAYNSVADQRHWHNLLELFGRRL